One segment of Streptomyces sp. NBC_01463 DNA contains the following:
- a CDS encoding histidine kinase has translation MTALERLRVPAREALRDAGLPTGPPLRPGRRTVRFDALVALVLGVTTVYYGIDNADNVVVREIAPGVEYVVARPAGTGGLALMVTLAAIASGALALRRRFPLAVLCVVTAAVLMTPHSVMRLTFYAFVIAVYSAAVHSPYRAATLAALPVSVLLVGTSGNSVTPIVPNEYIALLILVPMAGASLGLRTWKLRTDEGRARLSDLEREQAEALRRAVERERARIARELHDVVTHNVSVMVIQAGAARKVMRTAPEQAGEALLAVEAGGRAAMTELRHVMGLLTMAGEGAPDDGSGQPAGVELAPQPGLDQLDALVGRVRDAGLPVGLTVTGPSREIPPGIGLAAYRVVQEALTNTVKHASGSTAAVTVEYGPERLRVEVTDTGGRPGRDAGSGNGRGLIGLRERLAVYDGTLHTARRLTGGYRVEALIPLEAP, from the coding sequence ATGACGGCGCTGGAGCGGCTCCGGGTGCCCGCCCGTGAGGCGCTGCGCGACGCCGGGCTCCCCACCGGTCCACCACTGCGGCCCGGCCGCCGCACCGTGCGGTTCGACGCGCTGGTGGCGCTGGTGCTCGGGGTCACGACCGTCTACTACGGCATCGACAACGCGGACAACGTCGTGGTGCGGGAGATCGCGCCCGGCGTGGAGTACGTGGTGGCGCGCCCGGCCGGAACCGGGGGCCTGGCCCTCATGGTCACGCTCGCGGCCATCGCCTCGGGGGCGCTCGCGCTGCGCCGCCGCTTCCCGCTCGCCGTGCTGTGCGTCGTGACCGCCGCGGTGCTGATGACACCGCACAGCGTGATGCGGCTGACCTTCTACGCCTTCGTGATCGCCGTCTACAGCGCTGCCGTCCACAGCCCCTACCGGGCGGCGACCCTGGCGGCGCTGCCCGTGTCGGTGCTGCTCGTCGGCACCTCGGGGAACTCGGTGACACCGATCGTCCCCAACGAGTACATCGCCCTGCTGATCCTGGTCCCGATGGCGGGGGCCTCCCTGGGGCTGCGCACCTGGAAGCTCCGGACCGACGAGGGCCGGGCCCGGCTCTCCGATCTGGAGCGCGAACAGGCCGAGGCCCTGCGCCGGGCGGTCGAGCGCGAGCGTGCGCGGATCGCGCGCGAACTGCACGACGTCGTCACGCACAACGTCAGCGTGATGGTCATTCAGGCGGGGGCCGCCCGCAAGGTCATGCGGACCGCCCCGGAGCAGGCCGGCGAGGCGCTGCTCGCCGTCGAGGCGGGCGGCCGGGCGGCCATGACCGAACTGCGGCACGTGATGGGGCTGCTGACGATGGCCGGCGAGGGCGCGCCGGACGACGGGAGCGGGCAGCCGGCGGGCGTGGAGCTGGCCCCGCAGCCCGGGCTGGACCAGTTGGACGCGCTCGTCGGGCGGGTCAGGGACGCCGGGCTGCCGGTCGGTCTGACCGTGACCGGCCCGTCCCGCGAGATCCCGCCCGGTATCGGGCTCGCCGCCTACCGCGTGGTGCAGGAAGCCCTGACCAACACGGTGAAACACGCCTCGGGCTCCACTGCCGCCGTGACCGTCGAGTACGGCCCGGAGCGGCTCCGGGTGGAGGTCACCGACACCGGTGGACGGCCGGGGCGGGACGCGGGATCCGGCAACGGCCGGGGCCTGATCGGACTGCGGGAGCGTCTCGCCGTCTACGACGGGACCCTGCACACCGCCCGGCGGCTGACCGGCGGCTACCGTGTGGAAGCGCTGATCCCCCTGGAGGCACCGTGA
- a CDS encoding response regulator transcription factor: MTEPLRVLLADDQTLVRTGFRMILGADGIDVVAEAVNGAEAVEAARRTRPDVILMDVRMPEMDGLEATRRILTGAPGEPRVIILTTFDLDRYVYAALSAGASGFLLKDVTPEHLASAVRTVRTGDALLAPAITRRLVQRFARRGGDAAALHRDLAALTPRELEVLGLLAQGLSNAELAARLHLAETTVKTHVARILAKLGLRDRVQAVIVAYETGLVSAGAHEDAGRSAEQA, encoded by the coding sequence GTGACCGAGCCCCTGCGGGTGCTCCTCGCCGACGACCAGACCCTGGTCCGCACCGGATTCCGGATGATCCTCGGTGCCGACGGCATCGACGTCGTCGCCGAGGCGGTCAACGGGGCCGAAGCGGTCGAGGCGGCCCGGCGCACCCGGCCCGACGTGATCCTGATGGATGTCCGGATGCCCGAGATGGACGGCCTGGAGGCCACCCGCCGCATCCTGACCGGCGCCCCGGGCGAACCCCGCGTCATCATCCTGACCACCTTCGACCTCGACCGGTACGTGTACGCGGCGCTGTCCGCCGGGGCCAGCGGCTTCCTCCTCAAGGACGTCACGCCCGAGCACCTGGCCTCGGCCGTCCGCACGGTCCGGACCGGTGACGCCCTGCTCGCGCCCGCCATCACCCGCCGGCTCGTGCAGCGGTTCGCCCGGCGCGGCGGCGACGCGGCCGCCCTCCACCGCGACCTGGCCGCGCTCACCCCGCGCGAACTGGAGGTCCTCGGCCTGCTGGCCCAGGGGCTGAGCAACGCCGAACTCGCCGCCCGCCTCCACCTGGCCGAGACGACCGTCAAGACGCACGTCGCCCGCATCCTCGCCAAGCTCGGTCTCCGTGACCGGGTCCAGGCGGTCATCGTGGCCTACGAGACGGGGCTGGTGAGCGCCGGTGCGCACGAGGACGCAGGGCGGTCAGCCGAGCAGGCGTAG
- a CDS encoding DinB family protein, with the protein MSDQPERWTRSTVYPDMWADPDDDPRNSEGGNAEGELATLQDFLSDYRLTLRMKCEGLDPEQLARRSVPPSTMSLLGLVRHLAEVERDWRNWISDGDPLPKLYGTHDADFDGAVADQAVVDGAYADLAREQAALDTALAGHPDLGERLGKDGIAVRELMVHRIDEYARHCGHADLLRECVDGRVGQ; encoded by the coding sequence ATGAGTGATCAACCCGAACGATGGACCAGGTCCACCGTCTACCCGGACATGTGGGCGGACCCGGACGACGACCCCCGCAACAGCGAGGGTGGGAATGCGGAGGGCGAGCTCGCGACCCTGCAGGACTTCCTCTCGGACTACCGACTGACCCTGCGCATGAAGTGCGAGGGCCTGGATCCGGAACAGCTGGCCCGGCGTTCGGTTCCGCCGTCGACCATGTCGCTCCTGGGCCTCGTGCGTCATCTCGCCGAGGTCGAGCGGGACTGGCGCAACTGGATCAGCGACGGTGATCCGCTGCCGAAGCTGTACGGCACACACGACGCGGACTTCGACGGCGCGGTCGCCGATCAGGCCGTGGTCGACGGCGCCTACGCCGATCTGGCGCGGGAGCAGGCCGCGCTCGACACCGCGCTGGCCGGGCACCCCGATCTGGGTGAGCGGCTGGGGAAGGACGGGATCGCGGTCCGGGAGCTGATGGTGCACAGGATCGACGAGTACGCCCGTCACTGCGGGCACGCCGACCTGCTGCGCGAGTGCGTCGACGGACGGGTGGGCCAGTAG
- a CDS encoding methyltransferase domain-containing protein: MPILPREQPEQPRAEAHRARGMAESFGVDAQRYDRARPPYPDALVARIVAASPGTDVLDVGCGTGIAARQFRAAGCEVLGVEPDERMAALARTRGLPVEAGTFEAWSPAGRTFDMVVAAQSWHWVDPAAGAAKAADVLRPGGRLAIFGHAYEPPPEVAEPFAAAFRKAVPDSPFKDQPAHRPVELYQAVYAKVGATMREAGRFDVPEQWRFDWERTYTRDQWLDLLPTTGGLTQLAPDRLAGILDAVGRAIDSLGGRFTMHFTTLAATAVRTGTS, from the coding sequence ATGCCCATACTACCGCGAGAGCAGCCGGAACAGCCGCGGGCGGAAGCGCACCGGGCGCGAGGGATGGCCGAGTCGTTCGGCGTCGACGCGCAGCGCTACGACCGGGCCCGGCCCCCGTATCCCGACGCGTTGGTGGCGCGGATCGTCGCCGCGAGTCCCGGCACCGATGTCCTCGACGTCGGCTGCGGCACGGGCATCGCGGCCCGCCAGTTCCGGGCCGCGGGCTGCGAGGTGCTCGGGGTCGAGCCCGACGAACGCATGGCCGCCCTCGCCCGGACCCGTGGTCTGCCGGTCGAGGCGGGGACCTTCGAGGCCTGGTCACCGGCCGGGCGGACCTTCGACATGGTCGTCGCCGCGCAGTCGTGGCACTGGGTGGATCCGGCCGCGGGCGCCGCGAAGGCGGCGGACGTGCTGCGCCCGGGAGGACGGCTCGCCATTTTCGGGCACGCCTACGAGCCGCCGCCCGAGGTGGCCGAGCCGTTCGCCGCCGCCTTCCGGAAAGCGGTGCCCGACTCGCCGTTCAAGGACCAGCCGGCCCACCGTCCGGTGGAGCTCTACCAGGCGGTCTACGCGAAGGTCGGCGCAACGATGCGTGAGGCAGGGCGTTTCGACGTACCCGAGCAGTGGCGGTTCGACTGGGAGCGCACCTACACGCGTGACCAGTGGCTGGACCTGCTGCCGACGACCGGGGGTCTCACACAGCTGGCTCCCGACCGGCTCGCGGGGATACTCGACGCGGTCGGACGGGCCATCGACTCCCTCGGCGGCCGCTTCACGATGCACTTCACCACCCTGGCGGCGACCGCCGTACGCACCGGCACCAGCTGA
- a CDS encoding TetR/AcrR family transcriptional regulator produces MPTGVHLRDARQQLFDAAEQVLLRDGPSGLTSRAVTDEAGCAKGVLHRHFDGFDGFLAALVLDRAAQLEARAAVLREAAGTGTVTGNLTAALTGLFGPVPLAIIPLITFRDELRTRLRQARPGGGIAILAEVTTAVSDYLADERDRGRIAADADIGSLTLSLVGGGHLLFADRDPGPPDAAAVDRFVTAATADAVRRRPV; encoded by the coding sequence GTGCCGACCGGAGTACATCTGCGCGACGCGCGGCAGCAGCTGTTCGACGCCGCGGAACAGGTGCTCCTGCGCGACGGGCCGAGCGGGCTGACCAGCCGGGCCGTCACCGACGAGGCGGGCTGTGCCAAGGGCGTCCTGCACCGGCACTTCGACGGTTTCGACGGCTTCCTGGCCGCGCTGGTGCTCGACCGGGCCGCGCAACTCGAGGCGCGGGCCGCCGTGTTGCGCGAGGCCGCCGGCACCGGAACGGTCACGGGCAACCTCACCGCCGCGCTCACCGGCCTGTTCGGACCGGTTCCGCTGGCGATCATCCCGCTCATCACGTTCAGGGACGAGCTGCGCACCCGGCTGCGGCAGGCCCGGCCCGGCGGCGGCATCGCGATCCTCGCCGAGGTGACGACCGCGGTCTCCGATTATCTGGCCGACGAGCGGGACCGGGGCCGTATCGCGGCCGACGCCGACATCGGCTCGCTCACCCTCTCCCTGGTCGGCGGGGGCCATCTCCTGTTCGCGGACCGCGATCCAGGCCCGCCGGATGCGGCGGCCGTCGACAGGTTCGTGACAGCGGCGACGGCCGACGCCGTGCGCCGGCGGCCGGTCTGA
- a CDS encoding YciI family protein: MEFFCYHRDRPGSLPLRHELLEDHWAYMDGYAKEMIARGPTLTGDGSEPTGSVHILDLPDPAAARAFAFDEPGYQAGVYQDVMLRRWHNGLGRTMWEFAGGDSEGDRYLVLGLGMEQDADLDVPPDREDLIAFGPLLSDDGSVRLGAAALVRAPDPGTARAVLAAGRYAAVEVHRWQFGGRSS; this comes from the coding sequence ATGGAGTTCTTCTGCTACCACCGAGACCGGCCCGGATCCCTGCCCTTGCGCCACGAACTGCTGGAAGACCATTGGGCGTACATGGACGGCTATGCGAAGGAGATGATCGCCAGGGGGCCGACGCTCACCGGCGACGGCTCCGAACCCACCGGCAGCGTGCACATCCTCGACCTGCCGGATCCTGCGGCCGCCCGCGCGTTCGCCTTCGATGAGCCGGGCTACCAGGCAGGCGTGTACCAGGATGTGATGCTGCGCCGGTGGCACAACGGCCTGGGGCGCACCATGTGGGAATTCGCCGGCGGGGACAGTGAGGGTGACCGCTATCTGGTGCTCGGACTCGGCATGGAGCAGGACGCCGATCTCGACGTGCCGCCGGACCGGGAGGACCTGATCGCCTTCGGTCCGCTGCTCTCCGACGACGGTTCCGTCCGGCTGGGGGCGGCGGCGCTGGTCCGGGCGCCGGACCCGGGCACCGCCCGCGCCGTGCTGGCGGCGGGCCGGTACGCCGCCGTCGAGGTGCACCGCTGGCAGTTCGGCGGCCGGTCCTCCTGA
- a CDS encoding ribonuclease activity regulator RraA, producing MHPMEEQTAAPTGETRTNGTEGTGAYASMRSPVHTSSYVRPTAQMVDALKDVSAATACAKLHQMGITRTFIDGPVPLHREPDVKITGGAVTLQFLPQREDVFNGAEQEDIESKTPLWGVLESIQPGDILVVAAHGSHFTGCLGDMLVRYFKLRGGAGIVVDGRVRDAARVRALGVPIWCTGVTPHYASQTELFPSAFNVPVGVGGSLVTPGDLIVADEDGAVVVPQQNAIPLAEDSLLHQDREAFARQRLDEGGLLSDYYPLTDRGLTEYLASRAAT from the coding sequence ATGCACCCGATGGAGGAACAGACGGCGGCGCCGACGGGGGAGACCCGCACGAACGGGACGGAGGGGACCGGTGCCTACGCGTCGATGCGATCACCGGTCCACACCTCGTCCTACGTGCGGCCCACGGCGCAGATGGTGGACGCCCTGAAGGACGTGAGCGCGGCGACCGCCTGCGCGAAGCTGCATCAGATGGGCATCACCCGGACGTTCATCGACGGCCCCGTCCCGCTGCACCGCGAACCGGACGTCAAGATCACCGGCGGCGCCGTGACCCTGCAGTTCCTCCCGCAGCGGGAGGACGTCTTCAACGGCGCCGAGCAGGAGGACATCGAGAGCAAGACCCCGCTCTGGGGCGTTCTGGAGTCGATCCAGCCGGGTGACATCCTGGTCGTGGCAGCTCACGGCAGTCACTTCACCGGCTGCCTCGGCGACATGCTCGTGCGCTACTTCAAGCTGCGCGGCGGGGCCGGGATCGTGGTGGACGGCCGGGTACGGGACGCGGCCCGGGTGCGTGCGCTCGGTGTCCCCATCTGGTGCACCGGTGTCACCCCGCACTACGCCTCGCAGACCGAGCTGTTCCCGTCGGCCTTCAACGTACCGGTCGGTGTCGGCGGCTCCCTCGTCACGCCCGGCGACCTGATCGTCGCCGATGAGGACGGCGCCGTCGTCGTGCCGCAGCAGAACGCGATCCCGCTCGCCGAGGACTCCCTGCTGCACCAGGACCGGGAGGCGTTCGCGCGCCAACGCCTCGACGAGGGCGGGCTGCTCTCCGACTACTACCCGCTCACCGACCGGGGCCTCACCGAGTACCTCGCGAGCCGGGCGGCCACCTGA
- a CDS encoding alpha-L-fucosidase yields MTGVPTDSADCAESPDSTAWFEAARFGLFVHFGLYSMAARHEWVRSREAMSQEAYDRYLDRFDPDLFDARQLARAAKESGMRYAVLTAKHHDGFCLFGSALTDYTSVRATGRDLVREFVDAMRAEGLRVGLYYSLLDWHHPDFTIDEHHPLRGTAAAEEPRDMARYRAYMEGQIRELLTGYGKIDTLFFDFTYPEKGPEEWGAEHLLSTVRALQPDILVNDRLGVPGDYVTPEQYQPDRPLERAGERVTWEACHTLNGSWGYDRDNHDYKDPALLVRMLVQSVACGGNLILNVGPTGRGALDPQARATLRAIGDWSALHERSVRGAGPSAHEPPAAGLYTQAGNRLYLHLPVWPLKHLHLPGLAGRVRYAQLLHDGSEILFSELDGTRHEHNNLAPPSQPTGTLTLTLPIARPDVLLPVIELELDGAE; encoded by the coding sequence GTGACCGGTGTCCCCACAGATTCCGCCGATTGTGCCGAATCCCCTGATTCCACCGCCTGGTTCGAGGCCGCCCGCTTCGGACTCTTCGTCCATTTCGGCCTGTACAGCATGGCGGCGCGGCACGAGTGGGTACGCAGCCGGGAGGCCATGTCGCAGGAGGCGTACGACCGTTACCTCGACCGCTTCGACCCCGACCTGTTCGATGCCCGTCAACTCGCGCGCGCCGCGAAGGAGTCGGGGATGCGGTACGCGGTGCTGACGGCCAAGCACCACGACGGCTTCTGCCTGTTCGGCTCGGCGCTCACCGACTACACCTCGGTGCGGGCGACGGGCCGCGATCTGGTGCGTGAGTTCGTCGACGCGATGCGCGCCGAGGGCCTGCGGGTGGGCCTGTACTACTCACTGCTCGACTGGCACCACCCCGACTTCACCATCGACGAGCACCACCCCCTGCGCGGCACCGCGGCGGCGGAGGAACCCCGCGACATGGCGCGCTACCGCGCGTACATGGAGGGCCAGATCCGCGAACTCCTCACCGGTTACGGGAAGATCGACACCCTCTTCTTCGACTTCACGTACCCGGAGAAGGGCCCGGAGGAGTGGGGTGCGGAACACCTTCTGTCCACGGTACGGGCGTTGCAGCCGGACATCCTCGTCAACGACCGCCTCGGCGTGCCCGGGGACTACGTCACTCCCGAGCAGTACCAGCCCGACCGGCCGCTGGAGCGGGCCGGCGAGCGGGTGACCTGGGAGGCCTGCCACACACTCAACGGCTCGTGGGGCTACGACCGTGACAACCACGACTACAAGGACCCCGCGCTGCTGGTCCGGATGCTGGTGCAGTCCGTCGCCTGCGGCGGCAACCTCATCCTGAACGTCGGGCCCACCGGCCGCGGCGCCCTGGACCCGCAGGCCCGCGCCACGCTCCGGGCCATCGGCGACTGGTCGGCGCTGCACGAGCGGTCCGTGCGGGGTGCGGGGCCGAGCGCCCACGAACCGCCCGCGGCCGGCCTCTACACGCAGGCCGGAAACCGCCTCTATCTGCATCTGCCGGTCTGGCCGCTGAAGCACCTGCACCTGCCGGGGCTGGCCGGGCGCGTGCGCTACGCCCAACTCCTGCACGACGGTTCGGAGATCCTGTTCAGCGAGCTGGACGGCACGCGGCACGAGCACAACAACCTCGCGCCGCCGAGCCAGCCGACGGGGACCCTCACCCTGACCCTGCCGATCGCCCGGCCCGACGTGCTGCTCCCCGTCATCGAGCTGGAACTGGACGGCGCGGAGTGA